CGCTTTTGTCGCGCGCGGCTTGATCAAGCATTGGACGAATGATCGGTGTGCCAGCCTTATCGCGTAGTTCGCTCCCATCAGTGCCGACGAGGCGCGGCATGCTGCCGTGAGCGACGAAGTGACCGCTCTCCCGATCGATCACGAAGACATACAAATCGTCCTGTACGAACCGTCCGTCGAGCCGGTTGAATTCTCTGATTGCGCTTGACGGCTCGATTTCCATGGCTTCGACTGCGCGGTCCAGAAATGCGCGTGTCTGTTCGGGTGAGGAGCGATTGATGTAGTAGCCGACGGAGAGGATCCGATCCCCGACTTTCTCGAAGTAGGCATGCTTACGCTGCACCGAATTGTCGGCCCAGTTCAGCCAGCGATAGTCGACCTCTCCGTAACCAACAGTTCGCGCCTTATCCAGTATCTCTGCGAAGAACGGTTTGCCCGTGACGTCTCGCATCTGCGAGAGGTTGCGGCCGATCAAGGTCGCTGACGAACCGCCGCTGGTGAGCATTGTTCCATTGGTATCGAGCACGTAAACATAGAGTTCCTTGTCGGTGAATTCCCCCTGCCGTCCGAATTCCGCGAGCGCGCGGTCGCCGACCTCTTTAATACGTGATACGGCACGGGCAAGCAGTGCCTGCGCACGCACCGCATCAGAGGAGGTTTCAGTGATCCCCGCTGCGGAAGAGGTTGGTTCCTGAGCCGAACTCACTTGTGGTGTGGCGGCAGCGAACAGAATGAGTAATACGGCAAGCGTTGCGCGTTTCATTGTTGGTTCACCTCTCACGGTGTTTTTGTTCGGATGCAAATGAATGAAGAGACGTCTGGGCGTCTTCGTTCATTCCCTAACCAACAGGAGGCTTCCACCCAGGGGGCCTCCGCCGGCAGCAACAACTGAAACGTTATGCGGTTTGACCTGGCGATCTCCGGCACGTCCCCATAGTTGGCTGCATGCCTCGTGAACATAGCCAAGGCCGTGGGTGCGACCGCCGGAGAGTTGTCCTCCGTTGGTGTTGATCGGTAGCTCTCCATTTCGGGCGATGCGCTGCCCGCCTTCAACGTAGCGACCGCTTTCGCCGCGGGGGCACAGTTTCAAGCCTTCCAGCCAGAGCATCGTGAGAATCGAAAAGCCGTCATAGAGTTGTGCAGACCCTACATCGGACGGCTTCAGGTCGGTGCGCGCCCACATCATCTCGCCGACATCGCGGGCTGCAGTAGCGGTGAGGTCGATCTGATCCCATGACCATGGCTGGTGGAGTGCTGCACCCATGGCTTCGATGCGGATCGGACGGTTGGGGCCATCCTTTGCTGCGTCGGCACGCGACAGGATGATCGCGGTCGATGCATCGCAATGTACGTCGCAGTCGAGCAAGCGCAGTGGCGTGGAGATCATCCGTGAGGACAGATAGTCGTCCATGCTGAGTGGCGTTCTGTAGATCGCTTTTGGATTGAGCGCAGCGTTGGCGCGACAGGTCAGAGCGATCTGTGCAAGTTGCTCCGGAGTCGTGCCGTACTCATGAAAATGGCGTTGGGTGTAGAGCGCCATCAGATTGATTGCCGAGAGCACGTTAAACGGCGTATACCACTGCCAGAAGAAACTGCTGTCGCGCCCCACCGTCTTGTTCGTGAGTGCGCCGGCGTTCTTGTCGACCTGTCGCCGGCTGGCTTCGGTGATCGTGCGAAATACCAGTACGTGCCGACAAAGCCCGGCAGCAATGGCCATGGCGCCATTGATCACACCTGCCAGGGGGCCGGGGCCTTCGTATCCACCGCCATACCAATTGACCTTGAGCCCGAGCGTGCCGATCAGCGCATTGGGGCCGACCGGTGAAAAGGCATCACCATTATTGTTGTCACCCGGCCAGCAGGCGACGCCGTCAATATCGTCACGGGTCAGGCCCGCATCGGCGATGGCCTCAAGGCAGGCGTCCAGGGTCAGTTGCATCCCGGAGCGCGCAAGTGGGCGCCCAACGGCCGATTGACCGACGCCGCTGATTGCGACGTCTTTTTCGAAAATACGATCAAACATTACTCGTCCTTCTCGAACACGGGGAGCCATACGTCTTCTTGTTGTTCGAAGCGCACGCGTACCGGCATGTCGATGCGCACGGCCTCCGGAGGCAACCCAACGATATTGGTTACGAAACGTAGTCCCGTCTGCTCAGGCAACTCAACAATTGCCACCACGTAGGGGACATCGAGGTCGGGGCGCCAGGCCTGATGGTTGATCGTAAAACTGAGGACCTTGCCTTTGCCCGAAACCGGTTGAGGTGCGACCTCCCGGCTGCAGCAGCTCGGGCAGATCGGCGCGGGCGGGTGGAAGTAACGATTGCAGGCTGCGCACTTGTGTATCTGCAATTGCCCGCTTTCGCCGCCTTGCCAGAACGGCGCGCTATCCGCAGTAATCGCAGGAAGTTTTCGAGTCATGGATGTGTCCAGTCGATGTTTGACCCGTGGTCAAGCAGGGTCACACATTAACATATAGACAGAAGTTTAAAAACTGTCTAAAGTTTGTTCGTCAATGGTGCCTTCAGAGATTGAACGTTGAGGGCCATATCAGGATGAAAACGCACATGACTTGCAGACTCGAAGGCCGTTCTATTGTGGTAACAGGTGGGTTCGGCGCGCTTGGCCGCGCACTTGCCCGTCGCTTGATCGAGGATGGTGCGCGCGTTGCTCTGATCGATCGCGCAGTTGAGCCCGCAGGTGCGCTTCCGCCTGGGGTCTCTATCGCTATTGGTGCCGTCGATCTTGGTGATGAGTCTGCTTGTACTGCTGCATATGAGCAGGTCCGCGAAGCATTGGGTGCGATCCATGGGGTCGTGAATGTTGCGGGCGGCTTTACATGGGAGCCGGTCGAAACTGGCTCACTCAAGACATGGGATCGCATGTACGAAATGAATGTGCGCACCGCAGTGGTGAGCTGTCGGGCAGCCCTGTCTCACCTGATCGAAACGGGAAACGGACGCATCGTCAATGTCGGCGCACTTGCCGCACTCAAGGCGGATGTGGGTATGGCGGCGTACGCTGCATCGAAGTCTGGCGTACTCCGCCTTACCGAGTCGCTTGCTGAAGAACTCAAGGATCGCGGTGTCACGGTCAATGCGGTGATGCCGAGCATCATCGATACGCCAACTAATCGAGCCGATATGCCGGAGGCGGATTTCAGCCGTTGGGTGCCATCGGAGAAGATCTCCGCGGTGATTTCATTTCTGCTTTCGGATGATGCGTCCGCCGTGACCGGCGCAAGTGTGCCGGTGGCCGGAAGGGTGTAGGCAGGCTTTCACGGCCCCAACGGGTCGGCAGTCACCATCATCCAAAGACACAACAACGAAGGCCTGACCGGATTACCCGGTACGGGCCTCGCAAAAGGAGACACAGATGAGGTTGGTTACTTTTCGCGACGCAGTTGGCCATCAGCGTGCAGGCGCATTGATCGAGTCGGATACGCTGATCGTAGACCTTGCGCAGGCGAGCGGCATTCTGAATGGCTCGGCCTTGCCTGTGTTCGGAAGCACACTGGCGCTGGTTGAGGGCGGCAGCGAAGCACTGGCTGCGGCACGCGCGCTCGTTACGCGTGCCCCGACTGAGGCGGTCATTCCACGCAACACGGTGAAACTTTGTGCACCGATTCAGCCGCCACCGCAGATGCGCGACTGTTCATGTTTCGAACTGCATCTGAAGCAAGCCTTTGCTGCCGCTCGGCGGTCCAGGGTGGCACATCTGCCGGATCCGGAAGAGGCCTTGAGGCAGATGAACACGCGTGCGGACGAGCGCGTCATCGACACCTTTAACCGCCAGCCGATCTATTACAAATGCAATCGCTTCGCCGTGATCGGGCCGGATGATGAAGTGATCTGGCCGTCGTACAGCAAGGCGATGGACTTCGAGCTTGAGTTCGCTTGCTACATCGGGCGCAAAGCGAAGGATGTGCCGCGCGAGATGGCGCGTGACTACATTGTTGGCTACACGATCTTCAATGACATGAGTGCCCGCGATGCTCAGGCATTGGAGATGCCCGGAATGCTCGGGCCCGCCAAGAGCAAGGACTTTGATACCGGAAACGTGATGGGGCCCTGCCTCGTAACGGCCGACGAACTGCCTGATCCCTATGACCTGACCATGATTGCGCGAGTAAACGGCGAAGAGTGGGGCAGGGGGACGACGCGCGACATGCGTTGGACGTTCGAGGATGTGATCGCGCATATCTCCCGCTCGGAAACCCTGTACCCGGGCGAGGTTCTCGGATCTGGCACCGTCGGAAACGGGTGTGGACTTGAGCATCTGCGCTATCTGAAACCCAATGATGTGGTCGAGCTTGAGGTTGAGGGTATCGGTGTCCTGCGCACTCGCGTAACGCGACCCTGACTTCCCACAGCCGTCCCCCTGAGTTGAACGCAATTCATGCGTACCCGGCGTGATCCGGACAGACAAGTAAAAGTGGCCGGAAAGGCCTGATGAGTCGATCCCGTCCTTGTGGCGGTCTCTAACCCTGAGAGGAGATATCAATGTCAAGTAACGCAGGCTATACGCTGGCGGATGGCACCCGTTTGGAGGATCTCGTTAGCGTACCCACGCGCGAAGTTCAGATGCGTGCATTGTCCGATCCTGAGATCTATCAACTGGAGATGGATCGCGTCTTTGGCAGGACTTGGCTGTTGCTTGGCCATGAGTCGGAGATTCCGGCATCCGGAGACTTCATCGTTCGTGACATGGGGTCCGATTCCGTGATCGTTGCGCGGGCAAAGGATGGCGCAATTCATGTCTCGCTCAACGTCTGTCCGCACCGGGGCATGCGTATCTCCACCGTCGACGCGGGTAATACCCAGATTCACAAGTGCATTTACCATGGCTGGGCGTTCCGGCCAAACGGCGAGTTCATCGGTGCGCCGGTCGAGAAGGAGTGCATGCACGGCCGCATGATGCCCAAGGAGGAGCTCGGTCTGCCCCAGGCACGCGTCGCGTTGTATGGCGGAATCATCTTTGCGACGTGGGATATCGAAGGTCCGTCCTTCGATGAGTTCCTTGGCGATGCCAAATGGTATTTCGACACGCTGTTTGAGCGCAGCGACAACGGTCTTGAGGTGCTCGGCCCACCGCAGCGCTTTATCGTAAGAGCCAACTGGAAAGCTGCTGGTGAGCAGTCTGCTGCAGACGGATACCACACGCTCACCCTGCACCGCTGGTTGGGTGAGGTTGGCAACTATTCCAAGAGCGGCGATGGCGGCAGTGCCGATCTTTCTCCCGAGATGTATGGGGTAGAGGTCAGCTCGCCACACGGACATGCACTGCGATGCATCGATCTCGGCCGCAAGATCAAGAAACTCACCGGACTCGATCCGGCGGAGCTGAGCGTGGAGCAAAAGCTCGAGGCACTTCCGCCGCCTGGTGTAACGCGCGAAATGCTGCCGCAGCTGATGAAGCGACTGAGTAAGGAGCAACTTGAGGTCGTGGTGTCGATGCCACCTCAGGTTGGCGGGATTTTCCCCAATGTGCTGTTTGCTTTCGTGTACATCCCCCAGGCAGACGGAACGGTACTCGGTCTCACCCTGTTGCATGCCTATGTACCGAAGGGGCCCGATCAGCTTGAGTTCGTGAACTGGGTGCTGGCAGAGAAGGATGCGCCTGCCGAACTGAAGGAGAAGATGCTGATGCAGAGCATTCAGCTCTTCGGTACGTCTGGCATGGTCGAGCAGGATGACTCCGACACTTGGCCGCACATGACTCTGGCGGCAAAGGGTGCGCGCGGACGGCGCTCTACGCTCAAGTATCAGGCTGTGTATGAGACGGGTGCGCCGAAAGGCTGGCCGGGTCCCGGCATCGTCAATGAGGGCTTCACGAAGGACGACACCCAGTGGCACTGGTGGTTGTACTGGAATGAGCTGATGAACGCCCGCACCTGAACCAGACGAATTCCTAGGAG
This genomic interval from Parazoarcus communis contains the following:
- a CDS encoding cache domain-containing protein, producing the protein MKRATLAVLLILFAAATPQVSSAQEPTSSAAGITETSSDAVRAQALLARAVSRIKEVGDRALAEFGRQGEFTDKELYVYVLDTNGTMLTSGGSSATLIGRNLSQMRDVTGKPFFAEILDKARTVGYGEVDYRWLNWADNSVQRKHAYFEKVGDRILSVGYYINRSSPEQTRAFLDRAVEAMEIEPSSAIREFNRLDGRFVQDDLYVFVIDRESGHFVAHGSMPRLVGTDGSELRDKAGTPIIRPMLDQAARDKSGELDYLWKNPVTRKTEPKRTVFKIVDRYIVAVGYFKP
- a CDS encoding thiolase family protein, which translates into the protein MAPRVREGRVMFDRIFEKDVAISGVGQSAVGRPLARSGMQLTLDACLEAIADAGLTRDDIDGVACWPGDNNNGDAFSPVGPNALIGTLGLKVNWYGGGYEGPGPLAGVINGAMAIAAGLCRHVLVFRTITEASRRQVDKNAGALTNKTVGRDSSFFWQWYTPFNVLSAINLMALYTQRHFHEYGTTPEQLAQIALTCRANAALNPKAIYRTPLSMDDYLSSRMISTPLRLLDCDVHCDASTAIILSRADAAKDGPNRPIRIEAMGAALHQPWSWDQIDLTATAARDVGEMMWARTDLKPSDVGSAQLYDGFSILTMLWLEGLKLCPRGESGRYVEGGQRIARNGELPINTNGGQLSGGRTHGLGYVHEACSQLWGRAGDRQVKPHNVSVVAAGGGPLGGSLLLVRE
- a CDS encoding Zn-ribbon domain-containing OB-fold protein, producing the protein MTRKLPAITADSAPFWQGGESGQLQIHKCAACNRYFHPPAPICPSCCSREVAPQPVSGKGKVLSFTINHQAWRPDLDVPYVVAIVELPEQTGLRFVTNIVGLPPEAVRIDMPVRVRFEQQEDVWLPVFEKDE
- a CDS encoding SDR family NAD(P)-dependent oxidoreductase, whose protein sequence is MTCRLEGRSIVVTGGFGALGRALARRLIEDGARVALIDRAVEPAGALPPGVSIAIGAVDLGDESACTAAYEQVREALGAIHGVVNVAGGFTWEPVETGSLKTWDRMYEMNVRTAVVSCRAALSHLIETGNGRIVNVGALAALKADVGMAAYAASKSGVLRLTESLAEELKDRGVTVNAVMPSIIDTPTNRADMPEADFSRWVPSEKISAVISFLLSDDASAVTGASVPVAGRV
- a CDS encoding fumarylacetoacetate hydrolase family protein, translated to MRLVTFRDAVGHQRAGALIESDTLIVDLAQASGILNGSALPVFGSTLALVEGGSEALAAARALVTRAPTEAVIPRNTVKLCAPIQPPPQMRDCSCFELHLKQAFAAARRSRVAHLPDPEEALRQMNTRADERVIDTFNRQPIYYKCNRFAVIGPDDEVIWPSYSKAMDFELEFACYIGRKAKDVPREMARDYIVGYTIFNDMSARDAQALEMPGMLGPAKSKDFDTGNVMGPCLVTADELPDPYDLTMIARVNGEEWGRGTTRDMRWTFEDVIAHISRSETLYPGEVLGSGTVGNGCGLEHLRYLKPNDVVELEVEGIGVLRTRVTRP
- a CDS encoding aromatic ring-hydroxylating dioxygenase subunit alpha: MSSNAGYTLADGTRLEDLVSVPTREVQMRALSDPEIYQLEMDRVFGRTWLLLGHESEIPASGDFIVRDMGSDSVIVARAKDGAIHVSLNVCPHRGMRISTVDAGNTQIHKCIYHGWAFRPNGEFIGAPVEKECMHGRMMPKEELGLPQARVALYGGIIFATWDIEGPSFDEFLGDAKWYFDTLFERSDNGLEVLGPPQRFIVRANWKAAGEQSAADGYHTLTLHRWLGEVGNYSKSGDGGSADLSPEMYGVEVSSPHGHALRCIDLGRKIKKLTGLDPAELSVEQKLEALPPPGVTREMLPQLMKRLSKEQLEVVVSMPPQVGGIFPNVLFAFVYIPQADGTVLGLTLLHAYVPKGPDQLEFVNWVLAEKDAPAELKEKMLMQSIQLFGTSGMVEQDDSDTWPHMTLAAKGARGRRSTLKYQAVYETGAPKGWPGPGIVNEGFTKDDTQWHWWLYWNELMNART